The DNA segment TTGCCCAGCCATCCTTTTATAAAGTAACAAGGTTGATTTAGAATAATAGGTCAGATACTAATTTTCAATGACTTTACCTCAATCTTATGATAATATTGTATTGATTACAATGCTGAATTTCCTCGGAGGTGTCGTGGTTTTGAGTGGTAGTAATATACTTGAAAAGGAATACCGGATTCATTATTATGAGGTAAATGCTAAGGGAAGGGTTTTAATCGCTAGTTTGATGAGGTACTTTGATGATATTGCCACACAGCAAAGTCGGGAGCTGGGAGTCGGCATAAACTATCTTAAGGAGCATAATGTAGCCTGGATGTTATATCAATGGGATATTAAAATAAACAAATACCCAAGATATGGTGAAACTATTAAGGTTAGAACCGCCCCCTATTCTTTTAGAAAATTTTATGCCTATCGCTGGTTTGATGTTTTAAATAAGGACGGGGAAACGCTGGTAAATGCTAATTCTGTTTGGCTTTTTGTGGATACAGACAAAAGGCGTCCGCTTAAAATTCCTGATGTGATGTATGAAGCCTATCAGGTAACTTCTGATGAGCCTCTTGAAATCGGAGAAATAACAGAGCTTTCCTCCTGTGATATAGAAAAAAAATTTCAAGTAAGATACAGCGACATAGACACCAACAGCCATGTAAATAATGTGGTATATGTCACATGGGCCTTAGAGGCTTTGCCTTATGATATCATTTCAAATTATGAACTTAGAAATTTAAAGGTTACATATAAGCAGGAAACAACTTATGGCATGATTATAAGGTCTCAGGCGCAGGTTATAAAAAGTGATGATGAAGTTATAACAAGACACAGCATATTAAGCGAGGAAGGCAAAAAGCTTTGCCTTTTAGAGGGCAGATGGATTAAAAATAGTTAAAGGTTTGTAATTTACAGCAATACAAATATGAAAGGAATATGAAAGATGGACTTTACACCAATTAGAGTGCAAAAAGTATATGAAGATATAATAGAGCAATTTAAAAATATGATATACAGCGGACAGCTACAAAAAGGAGACAAGCTCCCGCCGGAAAGGGAGCTTTGTCAGATGCTGGGCGTCAGCAGGGCATCCATGCGCGAGGCTTTAAGGGCAATGGAGGTAATGGGCATAGTTGACAGTAGGCCCGGTGAAGGTACGTATATTGTAGATGAGATTACTTCCTCCATGTTCAAGCCGCTCTCACTTATTATAGCCTTGGAAAAAAACCAGGCCGACTTTATTGAGTTAAGAAAGATATTGGAAAGTGCCTGTGCAAAAAGGGCAGCCGAAATGCGGTCAGATGAAGACCTGGAAAAAATGCAGTCACAAATAAAGATTATGATGGAAAGCGATGACGAGGGAAGGCGGGCCGAAGCAGATAAAAAGCTGCACCGGATTATAAGCGAAGCCACCGGCAACAAACTGCTTATAGATATGGTTGAAGTAATAGCCGACGGCATAGATGCATATATAAAGGATGCACGAAAAAGGCTTATGCAGGATCCCCGCAATGTGGATGCACTGCTTCAGCAACACATCGCCATATGTAACCATATAAAAAACAAGGATGGCCAAGCTGCCGCCCGAGAAATGGAAATGCATATAGATTTTGTCGAAGAAAAGCTTAAAAGATTGTGAAAGATTTGTCAAAATATTTTTTATTTTCCTCTTGCGGTCTGACCAGTATAATAGTATAATATAATTAAATAGTAAGAAATGTTTATATAGGCTAAAATATTTTGACAGGAGGTTTTAAAAATGTGGGAGCCCTTGACATCTCCTTTTGCAAGCCTTTTTCTTTCCAGCCTTATAGCTTTTCTTCCACTTTTATTTTTACTGTTAGGTCTTGGTTGGTTAAAACTCCCTTCTTATAAGGTGTGTTTTACTTCACTTGTCCTAACTGCAGTCATCGCACTTACCGCATGGCAAATGCCGGGTGTTTTTGTGCTGCAGTCTGTAGTTGAAGGAGTTCTTACCGGCTTTTGGCCAATACTATGGGTTATCATCGCAGCTATGTATACATACAATGTCACCGTAGAAACCGGCGGTATGGACACTATTAAAGCAACCCTTGCTAAAATATCCCCCGACAGAAGAATCCAAGCCCTGATACTCGCTTTCTCGTTTGGAGGTTTTCTTGAAGCTGCCGCAGGTTTTGGCACGGCAGTTGCAATACCTGCGAGTCTTTTGGCAGGTATAGGATTTGACCCGATTTTTGCAGCAATAATTTGCCTTGTCGCAAATACGGTGCCGGTAGCCTTTGGCGGTGTAGGCATACCGGTTATAACTCTTGCTCAGGTGGCAGAACTGAACCTGGCAGCTGTTACAGCAAGCATTGCATACCAACTTATTATTTTCATTATCATACTTCCATTCGCACTTGTCCTCTTACTTACAAAATCTTTTAAAAGTTTAAAAGACGTATTAGGTGCATGCTTAGTAAGCGGTGTACTCTTTGCCCTGTTTCAAACCATTACTGCCGTATATATCGGCCCTGAAGTAGCAGCCATCATAGGCTCACTTGCATCCTTGGTGGGTACAATAATATGTGTCAGAATATTCCCACTTGATAATATATGGCTTTTCCCAGGTGAAAGCCAGGCAACAAATAAAGTAAATATTTCGATTGATGCAGATAAAAGTGTAGGCCTTGCCGCTGCATGGATGCCTTACATCGTCCTTTTTATACTGATTATGAGCATAAACCTTATACCATCACTGAAATTTCTGGGAAAGGCACCCTTTGCATCCAGCATGCAGCTTTACTTTGGGCCAGGCGGCAAGCCTGCTACCTTCCAGTGGCTTACAACACCGGGTACTCTAATGTTAATATCTGCCGTTATAGGGGGCCTGGCGCAAAAAGCAAGCCTTGAGCAGTTATTTTCCATATTTTTGCGCACGATTAAACAGCTTTTACCCACTATCGGCACCGTGCTTTCTATAGTATCCATGGCTAAGATAATGGGATACAGCGGCATGATTTCAAGTATTGCAATAGCACTAGCAAGCGCCGCAGGACCCATATACCCCTTTGTTGCACCACTGATAGGGGCACTTGGCACATTCGTAACAGGCAGTGACACCTCATCTAATATACTCTTTGGAGCGCTGCAAAAGCAGGTTGCGCTCCAGATAGGCAAAGACCCTGTTTGGATTGCGGCAGCCAATGCCACAGGAGCCTCTGCCGGTAAGATGATATCCCCTCAGAGCATAGCCATAGCAGCTTCAGCTACAGGTCTTGAACAGCACGAGGGGCAGATACTAAATTCTACTCTTTTGTATTGCCTGATATATGCACTTTTACTAGGTGCAGAAGTTTTAATAGTCAGCTTATTATAGGAAGTTTATGTGTCAAAAAAATAAAATTGGGAGGAGAAACCCTATGAGAATAATCATACCAATCAAACAGGTTCCTGAAACCAGCAATGTTAAAATGGATCCCGAAACCGGCACAATGGTTAGGGAGGGTGTGGAAAGCATAATAAATCCTTTAGACCTTTATTCTATTGAAACAGGTATAAGGCTAAAGGAAAAATACGGCGGTGAGATTATTGTAGTTTCCATGGGACCTCAGAAAGCCGAGGAAGCTTTAAAAGAGGCTATCGCCATGGGCTGTGATGATGCTGTACTGCTAACGGATAAGTTCTTTGCAGGATCAGATACATTTGCAACCTCTTACACAATTTCTAAGGCAATAGAAAAATTAAAACCCTTCGATTTGATTTTATGCGGCGAAAGGGCAACAGACGGCGACACTGCTCAAGTAGGACCCGGTATTGCTTCTCTTTTAGGTTTGCCTCTTGCAACATTTACCAGCAAAGTAGAGATAGAAGATGGCCATATAAAAGCCACCAGGCTTATAGAAGGCGGCTATGAAGTGCTAAATCTGCCGATGCCCGCTTTGGTAACCGTAGTCAAAGAAATCGCAGACCCAAGGCTTCCTACGCTTACAGGGAAACTTAAAGCCAAAAAGCTGGAAATAAAGCAGTGGACAGCCAAGGAAATTGAAGCAGACCCTGAAAATTTAGGCCTTAAAGGTTCACCTACAAGGGTAGTCAAAACATTTAGCCCGAAGGTAGCACGTGAAGGTAAAGTTATAGAAGTAAAAGATGAAAAGAGCCTCAATCAGGCTGTAGATGAAATAATAGAACTTCTCAAAGAGAAGGCAATAATATAAGGGAGGGAATGGACTTGAAGGAAATATGGATATATGCCGAGGCAAGAGGCGGGCGGGTAAATGAAGTTGCCCACGAGCTTCTTACAAGAGCTCTGGACTTAAAGGAAAAGCTGGATAACTCAATAGTATCAGCTGTCTTAATCGGGCACAAGATACCAGATGAGGATAAACATGAGCTAATCCAAAGAGGGGCAGATAAGGTATACTATGTAGATAGTCCCAAGCTTAAAGATTTTTTAGTGGAACCTTATTCGAAAGTGCTCACCCAACTTGTAAAAAAATATACCCCTGAAATCATCATCGCGCCTGCTACAACTCAAGGACGTACACTCATGCCCTATACCGCTGTAAGGTTAAGGACAGGACTTACTGCTGATTGCACCGGCCTCGATATCGATGAAGAAGGCAATTTACTACAGACAAGGCCTGCCATAGGAGGCAATATTATGGCAACTATAAAGACGGCTACGCGGCCTCAGATGGCGACAGTAAGACCTCACTCTACCAGGCCTGCACCTATAGATGAGCACAGACAGGGCGAAATAGTAAATGTAGATATACAGCTTACACAAGAGGACCTTCCAACCGCAAGACTAGACTTTATAAAAGATGAGACACAAGGCGGCACTATACAAGACGCTGATGTTGTCGTATCCGGAGGCAGGGGCATAGGCAAGGCAGAAAACTTTAAGATAGTCTACAAGCTGGCAAAACTTTTAGGTGGAGCGGTAGGAGGCTCTAGGGATGTTGTAGACAGAGGATGGATAGGGTATCCTCACCAAGTAGGTTTAAGCGGTAAGACAGTAAACCCAAAACTTTATATAGCTCTTGGCATATCCGGAGCAATACAGCATTTGGCAGGCATGCAGACATCTGACACAATAATAGCTGTCAACAAAGACCCGGATGCCCAGATATTCAGAGTGTCTGATTTAGGTATTGTAGCAGATGTAACCGAATTAGTGCCCGCACTTATAGAAAGGCTGGAGGTGGCGAAGAATGAAATATAATAGTGTAACTCCACAGATTGTGGATGAGCTAAAACAGATAGTAGGCGAAAGAAATGTCATATATGATGATGCAGAAGCAATGGAAGCATACTCTCATGATGAAGTAGCAGAAAAGCATTATGCACACATGCCCGATGTAGTAGTAAAACCAACTTTGGCTGAGCAGATTTCAAAGATAGTAAAGCTTGCAAATAAATATAAGATACCCGTGACACCAAGAGGAGCAGGCAGTGGACTTTCCGGCGGCGCTGTTCCCGTCTATGGTGGCATAGTCCTATCTGTAGAAAAGATGAACAGGATTTTGGAAATTGACACGCAAAACCTCATGGCTGTCGTTGAGCCCGGTGTTGTTACAAATGAAATAAACAATGTTGTAAAGGAATACGGTCTCTACTATGCAGGTTACCCCATGAGCGTAGAAACATGCTATGTAGGCGGAAACGTGGCTGAAAACGCCGGCGGCGGCAAAGCCATAAAGTATGGTGTTACGGCAAGATATATCATGGGACTTGAAATGGTAACACCGGAAGGAGATATCATAAACTTAGGCGGCAAGAGAGTAAAGGATGTTACAGGCTACAACCTGCTGCATCTTATGGTTGGCTCAGAAGGCACCCTTGGCATATTTACTAAGATAATAGTAAAACTTCAGCCGATGCCCGTTGCAACAGCAGACCTTTTAGTGCTGTTCAACAGCGTAAAGGAAGCAATCGACATAGTTCCCATAATAATGACAAATGGTAAAATAATACCTACTTCTATAGAGTTTATGGATGAACTGTCATTTAAGACATCATGCGAATACTTAAACGAAAAACTCCCTTATCAGAGTGCAAAAGCCATGCTCCTCATCGAGCTGGACGGCGATAACATGGATATAATCGAATCACAGTATGAAACCATTGGGGAGCTTTGCATGCAAAACGGAGCTATAGAAGTCTATGTAGCTGACAACGCCACAACCATTGAAAGGGTATGGAGGATAAGGCGAAACATTGCCGAAGCGTGGAAGCTTGTAAGCCCCCATCAAAGCCTTGAAGATATTGTCGTGCCGATATCTGAGATACCAACATTTATGGATAGGCTGGCAGAACTTCAGGCAAAATACAATGTATCTATTCCATGCTATGGCCACGCAGGCGACGGAAACCTGCACGTAACACCTGTCAAAGACCCGGAGTGGTCACTGGATAAATGGTATGACACCTTAAACAAACTCTTGCCGGAAATGTATAAGATTGTAGGAGAGCTCGGAGGCACTATAAGCGGCGAGCACGGCATAGGACACAAGAGAAAAGCCTACATGCCTCTTGTGCTAAAGGATACGGAAATCGAACTGATGAAGCGCATAAAGAAAGCCTTCGATCCTAACATGATACTAAATCCCGGCAAATTATTTGATGTGGAATAAGGGGTAATATATTAAAGGCAGGAGATTTTATTCTCCTGCCTAAATTATTTAATCTAGATTAAATTTAACTATCAAGGTTGGATCCAGCACTCTGAAAGTGAAAGATTCCTTAATGAACAGTTTCACTTTATCGGCTGTATGGCATTTATATCCTATTGCAAAGTCTTGTCCGATTGTAAGTTCCAAATCATCATGGTCATGGGGCAGCAAATATGCGCCGTCAATGACATGGTTGAATATTATCTTGCCGCCGATTAAATCCTCTATTTTTTCATCAAGGGGATATGCTCCCTCTGCCGACAAGATTCTTGTATATGCCTTGTCATTTACCACAAGATCAAAGGGGCCTTCCTGGTACGATTTTCTAAGGGTAATGATACCTTCGGACAGCGCCTTCATTATAGAAGCCTGGTCTTTGCCCAAAAGTATTGCTTCATGCTCTACAGAATTTTTTATGCCGGGGATTGAGGCTTTTTCCAACCCGTTAAATACAGCATTTTCTTCAAATAGTGCGATGCTTTCTGCTGCCTTTTCCAACGGCTCATAATCAACATCTGCCGCTCCGCGGTCAACATTATCTAACTCGCACCTGTCCATTTCAAATTCAACTTTGACTTCTGTCAAAGGCTGAACCTTATAAGTTCCGTAGGAAACTCCTCCACCTTCAACAATATCAGCTAATCTTCCCTCTGAAATTACATTAAAGTCCAAACCATAAGGGCCATTTACTTTAAAAACCTTTCTTGCGGACAAATATGATTTTAAAACCTCTTTTGCCCTTGCGTCTATTTCTTCCCACGCCTTTTTACTTATAGGTGCATGTTCTCTGTTAAACATTTACTCATACCCCCTTTTATTTTAAATCTCCGATATTTAAGCCAGGCTCTGCTTCTTCTTCTTCAGCCGCTTGGCCTTCAAGTTCTGTAATAGAGCCTGTGGTAAATAAATAATCCTTGAGTTCTCCATCCCAATTATCCATATTTCTTCTGAGCCATTCGAGCAGCATAGCTGCATGTTCAATTTCCTCGTCCCTATTATGTGCCATTATAGCCTTTAACTCCGCATCATCCGATGCATCGACTCTTTGACTGTACCAGTCTATGGCCTCTATTTCTTCTTTTAAACTGTTTAGGGCTCTTGAGATATTAAGGGTATGACTGCTTAACTTGTCCACAGATTCATGATACTGAGTCATTAAACATACCTCCCTAAGTAATTTTTTAAATAAATACTCTAGGGTGTATATTGCGACAAATTTACCAAGTATACAGGTGCTTTCCCTGCTGCATCAACACTTTTATTATATCATCCAAAGGATATGCGGTCAATGTCGCACAAATATTTGGATCACATCAAGTAATTTTATGTTTTTTAGAAAAACTATATCTATCATACCTGCCTATAAGAACGGGAGGAAAAATTAAATTAAACTTTTTGATTATTGTAAAAAGCTCGCCACTAGGGCGAGTTTAAAAGTATCGGTTTCTAGAAAGAAGTAGACTTCTCTTTTCGCTATTGCTTACTGATTTAACTTCAAATCTACAACTATATCTTCTAAGAATACCTCTTTTGGCAATGTTCCTTTCTGTTTTAAGTAGTTTAATACTTCTTTTTCATCACTTTCAAGAATCGAGGGGCCAATTATGCGGTGCTCATCTTCACCTAATACTTCAAATTCGACCTTAGGAGTTATAATAAGCTTTGTGGCATTTTCATTTATTTTCCCATAGGTGAATGGACTGTTTTTGCAATATCCTTTATACTCATATCTTCCATATACCGCATTGCAATCAATTCCTTTTCATCGTCCTTTAAATTATCAAGCGCCCTATGTAAATCTACGTTCTCTTCTATATCCCCATCATTATGGCTAATATGCCTTCAAATTCAACTGTGTCCTGGGATATGGTATTTTTACTTTTTCTCAGATTGTCCTTGCAGGTGTTTATAGTTATGCGGGTAATCCATGTATTAAAATACTGTGGTTCTCTTAAGCTGTCAATTGATTGTATGGCTTTCACAATAGAATCATGGACACAGTCTAAAGCATCATCTTCATTTTTCATATACATGAAAGCCGTTCTATACAGCCGGTCTTTTATAGGTTCCAGCAGTTTATAGAAACTTTCTGCATCTTTATTCTTGGCTCGTTTAAAACTTATTTCATCGATCATTTTCTACTCCTTTCTATCGGTAAAAATCTATTTTACCAATCACCATTCTCGCTCCCCTCTATCTTTTTGAAGCCGCTTCACATATTAGACGAACGAAATGGCAAAAACACTGCATGAACCTTTCACTTTCACTTCATTTAGAGGCAGGAGATTCTCGCTTCATCAGCCTCGCAGCTTACTATCTCCACAAGCCTCAATCGGGCGGTTTCTCCCCTGGCTTATTTTTAAGCTTTAATAAATTTAGCCGATATCGCATCGCTAAGCCATATTCCGCCATCTTCTTTATAAAAATTAATTCCTGCATTATAAGCATCCAGCGACATCTACCTGTTGTTTGCATTGTAACATATTCCACAATAGTAAATATGTAAATTTGGCGAAAAAATAAAGCCCTTCAAGGCTTTAAGCATTTTTTGATTCAGTTAAGTGTCAAAGACCCGATCCTTCACTGTGTTCAGGATGACAAGTCGTTTTCAGTCTCTGAATAGTAACGCTATTCAAGCAATTATGATTGCATGCTGATGTAGCAAGAGAATTTCTTGAAGAGGAAGGTTTGATAGGCAAATAGGGGCGAAAATCAATTCAACTCTTCAGTTTTCCTGATGGCTCTGACAATTGCCGTTATAATAGATGCTAAGATATACTGCATTTTACTGGAAATTATTTAAAATCAGCAGTAATTTGACGATAAACAGTTTTTGTATATATAATATTAACATGTGTTTGTAAGAAAAACTAAAAAAGGGAGTGGTATGCTATTAATTTATTTAACATCAGAAAAAACTTACTTATTACTTTAATAATTAATTTTATGGTATTTATGTCTGCCTGTTCAGCAGGGAGTAATGATGCAGAAAGCAATTCAAAGGAAAAACTTGTCTTTGCCGATGCTGGATGGGATAGTATAAGAATCCATAATGCAATAGCAGGTTTTATAGTCGAGAACGGTTATGGTTACAAAACAGATAGTATGACAGGTTCTTCACCTATAACGATAAGGGGTCTTAGACAAGGCGATATCGACATTTATATGGAGGTTTGGACAGATAACGTTCGTGAGGTATACCAAGCCGGTATAGAAAATGATGAAATCAAAGAATTGTCGATTAACTTTGATGATAATGCTCAAGGTTTGTATGTGCCAACATATGTAATAAAGGGTGATAAAGAAAGAGAAATTGAGCCTCTTGCATCTGATTTAAAATCTATAAAAGATCTCCCCAAGTATTGGGAAGTATTTAAAGATCCTGATGAACCAACAAAAGGTAGAATTTATGGAGCTCCTCCTAACTGGGCTGCCGATGAAATTCTTCGCACTAAATTTGAGACCTATTCCTTAGATGAAAATTTTACTTATTTTAATCCCGGATCCGATACAGCCTTAAAC comes from the Tepidanaerobacter acetatoxydans Re1 genome and includes:
- a CDS encoding sigma factor, which codes for MIDEISFKRAKNKDAESFYKLLEPIKDRLYRTAFMYMKNEDDALDCVHDSIVKAIQSIDSLREPQYFNTWITRITINTCKDNLRKSKNTISQDTVEFEGILAIMMGI
- a CDS encoding encapsulin-associated ferritin-like protein produces the protein MTQYHESVDKLSSHTLNISRALNSLKEEIEAIDWYSQRVDASDDAELKAIMAHNRDEEIEHAAMLLEWLRRNMDNWDGELKDYLFTTGSITELEGQAAEEEEAEPGLNIGDLK
- a CDS encoding acyl-[acyl-carrier-protein] thioesterase, translated to MSGSNILEKEYRIHYYEVNAKGRVLIASLMRYFDDIATQQSRELGVGINYLKEHNVAWMLYQWDIKINKYPRYGETIKVRTAPYSFRKFYAYRWFDVLNKDGETLVNANSVWLFVDTDKRRPLKIPDVMYEAYQVTSDEPLEIGEITELSSCDIEKKFQVRYSDIDTNSHVNNVVYVTWALEALPYDIISNYELRNLKVTYKQETTYGMIIRSQAQVIKSDDEVITRHSILSEEGKKLCLLEGRWIKNS
- a CDS encoding FadR/GntR family transcriptional regulator, yielding MDFTPIRVQKVYEDIIEQFKNMIYSGQLQKGDKLPPERELCQMLGVSRASMREALRAMEVMGIVDSRPGEGTYIVDEITSSMFKPLSLIIALEKNQADFIELRKILESACAKRAAEMRSDEDLEKMQSQIKIMMESDDEGRRAEADKKLHRIISEATGNKLLIDMVEVIADGIDAYIKDARKRLMQDPRNVDALLQQHIAICNHIKNKDGQAAAREMEMHIDFVEEKLKRL
- a CDS encoding electron transfer flavoprotein subunit beta/FixA family protein produces the protein MRIIIPIKQVPETSNVKMDPETGTMVREGVESIINPLDLYSIETGIRLKEKYGGEIIVVSMGPQKAEEALKEAIAMGCDDAVLLTDKFFAGSDTFATSYTISKAIEKLKPFDLILCGERATDGDTAQVGPGIASLLGLPLATFTSKVEIEDGHIKATRLIEGGYEVLNLPMPALVTVVKEIADPRLPTLTGKLKAKKLEIKQWTAKEIEADPENLGLKGSPTRVVKTFSPKVAREGKVIEVKDEKSLNQAVDEIIELLKEKAII
- a CDS encoding ABC transporter substrate-binding protein, with the protein product MVFMSACSAGSNDAESNSKEKLVFADAGWDSIRIHNAIAGFIVENGYGYKTDSMTGSSPITIRGLRQGDIDIYMEVWTDNVREVYQAGIENDEIKELSINFDDNAQGLYVPTYVIKGDKEREIEPLASDLKSIKDLPKYWEVFKDPDEPTKGRIYGAPPNWAADEILRTKFETYSLDENFTYFNPGSDTALNASIVAAVEKGEPWVGYYWEPTWIMGKYDMTLLEDKPFDPEEWENGYACEFPGVKVAVAVNKDVADKAPEVVEFLKNYKTSSEITNKLLAYMQDNNAEAEDAAKWFLKEYEDLWADWVPEDIAQKVKNAL
- a CDS encoding electron transfer flavoprotein subunit alpha/FixB family protein, translated to MKEIWIYAEARGGRVNEVAHELLTRALDLKEKLDNSIVSAVLIGHKIPDEDKHELIQRGADKVYYVDSPKLKDFLVEPYSKVLTQLVKKYTPEIIIAPATTQGRTLMPYTAVRLRTGLTADCTGLDIDEEGNLLQTRPAIGGNIMATIKTATRPQMATVRPHSTRPAPIDEHRQGEIVNVDIQLTQEDLPTARLDFIKDETQGGTIQDADVVVSGGRGIGKAENFKIVYKLAKLLGGAVGGSRDVVDRGWIGYPHQVGLSGKTVNPKLYIALGISGAIQHLAGMQTSDTIIAVNKDPDAQIFRVSDLGIVADVTELVPALIERLEVAKNEI
- a CDS encoding family 1 encapsulin nanocompartment shell protein, translating into MFNREHAPISKKAWEEIDARAKEVLKSYLSARKVFKVNGPYGLDFNVISEGRLADIVEGGGVSYGTYKVQPLTEVKVEFEMDRCELDNVDRGAADVDYEPLEKAAESIALFEENAVFNGLEKASIPGIKNSVEHEAILLGKDQASIMKALSEGIITLRKSYQEGPFDLVVNDKAYTRILSAEGAYPLDEKIEDLIGGKIIFNHVIDGAYLLPHDHDDLELTIGQDFAIGYKCHTADKVKLFIKESFTFRVLDPTLIVKFNLD
- a CDS encoding L-lactate permease, which gives rise to MWEPLTSPFASLFLSSLIAFLPLLFLLLGLGWLKLPSYKVCFTSLVLTAVIALTAWQMPGVFVLQSVVEGVLTGFWPILWVIIAAMYTYNVTVETGGMDTIKATLAKISPDRRIQALILAFSFGGFLEAAAGFGTAVAIPASLLAGIGFDPIFAAIICLVANTVPVAFGGVGIPVITLAQVAELNLAAVTASIAYQLIIFIIILPFALVLLLTKSFKSLKDVLGACLVSGVLFALFQTITAVYIGPEVAAIIGSLASLVGTIICVRIFPLDNIWLFPGESQATNKVNISIDADKSVGLAAAWMPYIVLFILIMSINLIPSLKFLGKAPFASSMQLYFGPGGKPATFQWLTTPGTLMLISAVIGGLAQKASLEQLFSIFLRTIKQLLPTIGTVLSIVSMAKIMGYSGMISSIAIALASAAGPIYPFVAPLIGALGTFVTGSDTSSNILFGALQKQVALQIGKDPVWIAAANATGASAGKMISPQSIAIAASATGLEQHEGQILNSTLLYCLIYALLLGAEVLIVSLL
- a CDS encoding FAD-binding oxidoreductase, with the translated sequence MKYNSVTPQIVDELKQIVGERNVIYDDAEAMEAYSHDEVAEKHYAHMPDVVVKPTLAEQISKIVKLANKYKIPVTPRGAGSGLSGGAVPVYGGIVLSVEKMNRILEIDTQNLMAVVEPGVVTNEINNVVKEYGLYYAGYPMSVETCYVGGNVAENAGGGKAIKYGVTARYIMGLEMVTPEGDIINLGGKRVKDVTGYNLLHLMVGSEGTLGIFTKIIVKLQPMPVATADLLVLFNSVKEAIDIVPIIMTNGKIIPTSIEFMDELSFKTSCEYLNEKLPYQSAKAMLLIELDGDNMDIIESQYETIGELCMQNGAIEVYVADNATTIERVWRIRRNIAEAWKLVSPHQSLEDIVVPISEIPTFMDRLAELQAKYNVSIPCYGHAGDGNLHVTPVKDPEWSLDKWYDTLNKLLPEMYKIVGELGGTISGEHGIGHKRKAYMPLVLKDTEIELMKRIKKAFDPNMILNPGKLFDVE